A window from Calliopsis andreniformis isolate RMS-2024a chromosome 7, iyCalAndr_principal, whole genome shotgun sequence encodes these proteins:
- the LOC143181556 gene encoding uncharacterized protein LOC143181556, with amino-acid sequence MRDPSTKQILKDEECFEIIRKKLHRESMEDFSLISYEVVPIDEVNGFMGQYFTLKATVACPQSPLETKSINFFTKLPPPATSPQYDFMQEYGSFKKEVALYTTVFPEVLDGLDKRCIPECFLGLEDDVIVLEDMAHSGYEMTDKFTPFNFEHCKILMKTLARFHAKSLIFEELYKKNLHDEFSHCMQETLWPLKDGRAKAMFDAAVKGVVSMIDLVPDLNEDQKKKLQMKVIELSTDHANKLSPSVKHKNVLCHGDLWANNILFKYDIDEKPVECCLIDFQLARYNPPAHDILCFLQFTTTRQLRDDHSEELYKVYHDSMAEALQESNLDISKVFPWDEFMASIEDLRVMCMTHGILNMPIMLLEPSAASKYFAEEPDLLESVLYVDRTPLVCEQLRTVPPYRARMLEALLELHDRVAG; translated from the exons ATGCGTGATCCAAGTACGAAACAAATCCTCAAAGATGAAGAGTGCTTTGAGATTATTCGCAAGAAGTTGCACAGAGAGTCCATGGAGGACTTCTCATTGATTAGCTACGAGGTTGTGCCCATAGACGAGGTAAATGGATTCATGGGACAATACTTCACCCTGAAGGCTACTGTAGCTTGTCCCCAGTCGCCCCTGGAAACGAAGAGCATTAACTTTTTCACGAAGCTACCTCCACCTGCAACCAGTCCCCAGTACGATTTTATGCAAGAGTACGGTTCTTTTAAAAAGGAAGTTGCACTGTATACCACAGTGTTCCCGGAGGTCCTGGATGGTCTAGACAAGAGATGCATTCCCGAGTGCTTCCTGGGGTTAGAGGACGACGTGATCGTCTTGGAAGACATGGCTCACAGTGGCTACGAAATGACGGACAAGTTCACGCCGTTCAACTTTGAGCACTGCAAGATCTTGATGAAAACGCTGGCCAGGTTTCACGCGAAGTCGCTGATATTCGAGGAACTGTATAAGAAGAACCTGCACGACGAGTTCTCTCACTGCATGCAGGAGACACTTTGGCCTCTTAAGGATGGCAGAGCGAAAGCAATGTTCGACGCTGCTGTGAAGGGTGTTGTCTCGATGATTGACCTGGTACCCGACCTGAACGAGGATCAGAAGAAGAAGTTGCAGATGAAGGTCATCGAGTTATCTACCGATCATGCGAACAAACTGTCACCTTCCGTGAAACATAAGAACGTGCTTTGCCATGGAGACCTATGGGCAAACAACATTTTGTTTAAGTACGACATCGACGAGAAACCTGTGGAATGCTGCCTCATCGATTTTCAGCTGGCCAG GTACAATCCACCCGCACATGATATTCTCTGCTTCCTCCAGTTTACAACAACTCGACAGCTTCGCGACGACCATAGCGAGGAGTTGTACAAAGTCTATCACGATTCAATGGCAGAGGCCTTGCAAGAATCCAACTTAGACATCTCGAAAGTATTCCCATGGGACGAGTTCATGGCATCCATCGAAGACTTACGAGTCATGTGCATGACCCACGGAATTTTGAATATGCCTATTATGTTACTGGAGCCTAGCGCAGCTAGCAAGTACTTTGCTGAGGAGCCAGACCTTTTGGAGAGTGTCCTCTATGTAGATAGAACGCCCCTCGTTTGCGAACAATTGAGAACTGTGCCTCCTTATCGCGCTAGGATGCTGGAAGCACTGTTAGAGTTACACGATCGCGTAGCTGGCTAA